A single region of the Gossypium arboreum isolate Shixiya-1 chromosome 12, ASM2569848v2, whole genome shotgun sequence genome encodes:
- the LOC108452947 gene encoding F-box protein At5g51370-like yields the protein MSQSPESPKSPNTNPNPNSDQDYLNLEPPPSLKSKWKPKALSLPDIWVKEQALKHVIYNMQQQFSRTPSSSPPSEPDVTSFQSFPLDPIEPDYSSLLSDVVLLGIFSKLPVSQHVSNSLVCKRWLYLTGRLVQSLKVKDWSFISSGRVFNRFPNLTDLDLVGSCIQMPKDSGVLVTHKTVSVYVDTSSTFAGFLGKTALLPLNVIDTGLAMVAEKYPNLRRLVVIGASEEGLRQIAVRCYTLQELELHCCGDLALKGISGIKNLQVMKLIGSVNGFYYSTISDIGLTLLAQGCKRLVKLELCGCEGSYDGVKAIGQCCQMLEELSFYDHRMDGGWLAGLSYCSNLKTLKLKSCKSTDTSPGADEHLGTCLTLEELHLQQCHIRDKQSVKALFLVCENVRAIDFRNCWGLDDDVFSLASICRRVKVLSVEGCSLLTIKGLESVLLSWKELQQLRVMSCNNIKDTEVTPELATLFSMLKELKWRPDSQSLLLSNLVGTGMGKKGGRFFQRSKD from the exons ATGTCACAATCACCGGAATCACCAAAATCCCCAAATACAAACCCTAACCCTAATTCAGACCAGGATTATTTAAACTTGGAACCACCCCCATCGCTAAAATCCAAGTGGAAGCCTAAAGCTTTAAGCTTACCAGACATTTGGGTCAAAGAACAAGCTTTAAAGCATGTTATTTACAATATGCAGCAACAGTTCAGCCGAACGCCGTCAAGTTCGCCGCCGTCGGAGCCTGATGTAACGTCGTTTCAGTCATTTCCTTTAGACCCAATTGAACCGGACTACAGTTCTCTCCTCTCCGACGTCGTACTACTCGGAATATTCTCGAAGCTTCCTGTTTCACAGCATGTTTCAAATTCCTTGGTCTGCAAGCGTTGGTTGTACCTTACCGGCCGGTTAGTTCAATCCCTTAAGGTTAAAGATTGGTCCTTTATTTCATCGGGTCGGGTTTTTAATCGGTTCCCTAATTTGACCGATTTAGACCTCGTTGGTTCTTGTATTCAGATGCCAAAAGATTCCGGCGTGTTAGTGACCCATAAAACGGTGTCGGTTTATGTGGATACTAGTTCTACCTTTGCCGGATTTCTCGGAAAAACGGCACTTCTGCCGTTGAATGTGATTGATACAGGGCTTGCAATGGTAGCCGAAAAGTACCCGAATTTACGCCGATTAGTAGTGATTGGAGCAAGTGAAGAGGGGTTAAGGCAAATTGCGGTACGGTGTTATACTTTGCAAGAACTTGAGCTACATTGTTGTGGTGATTTAGCTTTGAAAGGTATTTCCGGGATTAAAAACTTACaagtgatgaaattgattggttcAGTTAATGGGTTTTACTATTCGACCATATCGGATATCGGGTTAACGTTATTAGCTCAAGGCTGTAAAAGGCTAGTAAAGCTTGAACTTTGTGGATGTGAAGGGAGCTATGATGGGGTTAAAGCAATTGGACAATGCTGTCAAATGCTTGAAGaattaagcttttatgatcataGGATGGATGGTGGATGGTTAGCCGGGCTTTCATACTGCTCGAATTTGAAGACTTTGAAGCTCAAGTCTTGTAAAAGTACCGATACGAGTCCGGGAGCAGACGAGCATTTGGGGACTTGTTTGACACTCGAAGAGTTGCATTTGCAACAGTGTCACATCCGGGATAAGCAAAGTGTTAAAGCTTTGTTTTTGGTTTGCGAGAATGTTCGAGCTATTGATTTTCGGAATTGTTGGGGTTTGGATGATGATGTGTTTAGTCTTGCAAGTATTTGTAG GAGAGTGAAGGTTCTTTCTGTGGAAGGATGCTCGTTGTTGACGATAAAAGGTCTAGAATCGGTACTACTTTCTTGGAAAGAGCTTCAACAATTAAGAGTAATGTCATGTAATAACATTAAGGATACGGAAGTGACACCGGAACTTGCAACCTTGTTTTCAATGCTTAAAGAGTTGAAATGGAGACCGGATTCCCAATCTCTGCTATTGTCAAATCTGGTAGGGACCGGAATGGGAAAGAAAGGTGGTAGATTCTTCCAGAGGTCTAAGGATTGA
- the LOC108452946 gene encoding uncharacterized protein LOC108452946 produces MLELSSTLSSHVRFLLQSLTEANADSVFRELCQFIEYGIEGNTLVLQTCLDCLSSHKTDSKNLQSEQVVASIFRHAMDKPNFCTVFCQSLRSMDISENFLENFSKTLQLSLSEKIAVGLALSDSENPETRMCGKNFCMAQIEELQSNPACPDSSMQIQNMVMFLQCSSAFSRHVDSFMQMLSLVQAKDVAQFVLTPILSDELREANFLRNIDFFDESEENDFDALLAEMEKEMSMGDIIKELGYGCTTDAAHCKEILSLYLPLTEVTISRILGAITRTYVGLEDNQIAFSTFSLALGCGNSLDLPPLSSWNVDVLIKTIKQLAPNTNWVQVIEHLDHEGFYIPNETAFTFFMSVYQHSCQEPFPLHAVCGSVWKDIEGQLSFLKYAVAAPPEVFTFAHSVRQLAYAEAVHGHKLQIGNGNHAWLCLDLLDVLCQLAERGHASFVRSMLDYPLKHCPEILLIGMAHVNTAYNLLQHDVTSSVFLMIIKNAVGAGTILQLWHVNPKVVLRGFVEVQNTEPDSMIRILDICQELNILSSVLEMMPFPSAIRLAVLASRNEVIDFEKWLSSNLNMYKDVFFEECLKFLKEIQFGGSQEFSAKPFHHTTAVLNLYLEASTTFFKILKANSGSITSTQLLEEMERLHATIMDSTSKLQNGGTTVSSPSDGYGDEIEAEANSYFHQMFSGQLTIDAMVQMLARFKESSVKREQSIFECMIANLFEEYRFFHKYPERQLKIAAVLFGSVIKQQLVTHLTLGIALRGVLDALRKPADSKMFLFGTKALEQFVDRLIEWPQYCNHILQISHLRATHSELVAFIERALARISSGHLESTGSNNPSVHHQVSSQVSPGNGELNSSSIIQSGPQLSSSLQLPRHDSSLDDRNKASAASSNDVKPLLPSVGQPSVASLSDASSIQKPQNAVTSASMLSSSPGFVRPSRGVTSTRFGSALNIETLVAAAERRETPIEAPTSEIQDKISFIINNISVANIEAKGKEFTEILTEQYYPWFAQYMVMKRASIEPNFHDLYLKFLDKVNSKALNKEIIQATYENCKVLLGSELIKSSSEERSLLKNLGSWLGKLTIGRNQVLRAREIDPKSLIIEAYEKGLMIAVIPFTSKILEPCQSSLAYQPPNPWTMGILALLAEIYSMPNLKMNLKFDIEVLFKNLGVDMKDITPTSLLKDRKRELEGNPDFSNKDFGASQPQMVPEAKTGIISPLNHVDIPLEVASPPNPGGHTHLLSQYAGPLRLSSGALVEDEKLAALGLSDQLPSAQGLFQATPSQSPFSVSQLSTPIPNIGTHVIINQKLSALGLHLHFQRVVPIAMDRAIKEIVAGIVQRSVSIATQTTKELVLKDYAMESDETRIYNAAHLMVASLAGSLAHVTCKEPLRGSISSQLRSSLQGLNVGSDLLEQAVQLVTNDNLDLGCAVIEQAATDKAIQTIDGEIANQLALRRKHRDPAFFDPSMYGQGSMGVVPEALRPKPGHLTVSQQRVYEDFVRLPWQNQSGQTTHTMSAGPSTSPGDTDLTGTFGSTSGQVTPGYTSGPGNLGQVDIASEAVETTSASLLSVPSIHIGSGTGLTQQTTENDPLNASFPSTTSAPELLSVETTDAVKEFGPTSQSLPSPAATERLGSSISDTSLSTRDALDKYQIVAQKLENLVTSDGREVDIQGVISEVPEIILRCVSRDEAALAVAQKVFKGLYENASNSLHVSAHLAILAAVRDVCKLAVKELTSWVIYSEDERKFNKDITVGLIRSELLNLAEYNVHMAKYIDGGRNKAATEFAVSLLQTLVSDESRVISELHNLVDALAKVALKPGAPESLQQLIEMIRNPSASMAALSSATVAKEDKAKQSRDKKGPNHAPANREDNSSMEALEPDPAGFKEQVSMLFAEWYQICELPGANDGPCNHYILQLYQNGLLKGDDMTERFFRIITELSVAHCLSSEVMSSGALQSPQQAQTLSFLAIDIYAKLVLAILKYCPVEQGSSKLFLMSKILTVTVRFIQKDAEDKKASFNPRPYFRLFINWLLDLSSLDPVTDGANFQILTAFANTFHALQPLKVPSFCFAWLELVSHRTFMPKLLTGNSQKGWPYVQRLLVDLLQFLEPFLRNAELGVPVHFLYKGTLRVLLVLLHDFPEFLCDYHFTFCDVIPPSCIQMRNIILSAFPRNMRLPDPSTPNLKIDLLPEIRESPRILSEVDAALKAKQMKADVDEYLKTRPQGGSSFLTELKQRLLLSPSEAASAGTRYNVLLINSLVLYVGMQAIQQLQSRVPHAQATANTVPMSVFLVSAALDIFQSLIGDLDTEGRYLFLNAIANQLRYPNSHTHYFSFILLYSFAEANQEIIQEQITRVLLERLIVNKPHPWGLLITFIELIKNPRYNFWNRSFIRCAPEIEKLFESVARSCGGLKPVDEGMVSGWVSETAH; encoded by the exons ATGCTCGAGCTTTCCTCCACACTCTCAAGCCACGTTCGGTTCTTGCTGCAGTCCTTGACCGAAGCCAACGCTGATTCTGTTTTTCGAGAACTCTGCCAG TTCATTGAATATGGAATCGAAGGAAACACTCTGGTGCTGCAAACCTGTTTGGATTGCTTGAGTTCTCACAAAACAGATTCAAAGAATTTGCAATCTGAACAAGTTGTAGCCTCAATTTTTAGACATGCTATGGACAAGCCAAACTTTTGTACTGTCTTCTGTCAGTCCCTAAGAAGTATGGATATCAGCGAGAATTTCCTGGAGAATTTCTCAAAAACACTGCAGTTATCTCTGTCTGAAAAAATTGCTGTTGGTCTTGCTTTATCTGATTCTGAAAATCCAGAGACAAGAATGTGTG GTAAGAATTTTTGTATGGCTCAGATTGAGGAATTGCAGTCTAATCCTGCCTGTCCTGATTCTTCCATGCAAATTCAGAATATGGTTATGTTCCTCCAGTGCTCCAGTGCTTTTTCCAGGCACGTAGATTCCTTTATGCAGATGTTATCTCTAGTTCAAGCCAAAGATGTTGCACAGTTTGTTTTAACTCCAATACTTTCAGATGAATTGCGCGAGGCTAATTTCTTAAG GAATATAGATTTCTTCGATGAATCTGAGGAGAATGATTTTGATGCTCTTTTAGCAGAAATGGAGAAGGAAATGAGCATGGGGGATATCATTAAGGAACTAGGTTATGGATGCACCACTGATGCTGCACATTGCAAAGAGATTTTATCTCTTTATTTACCTCTGACTGAGGTGACTATATCTAGGATACTTGGTGCAATTACCCGCACCTATGTTGGTCTTGAGGACAACCAAATTGCATTTTCAACATTTAGCCTGGCCCTTGGTTGCGGGAATTCATTGGATTTGCCTCCATTGAGCTCATGGAATGTTGATGTTCTTATAAAAACTATAAAGCAACTC GCACCCAATACCAACTGGGTTCAAGTTATTGAACACCTGGATCACGAGGGGTTCTACATTCCTAATGAGACGGCATTCACTTTCTTCATGTCTGTGTATCAACATTCGTGCCAG GAACCCTTCCCTCTCCATGCTGTCTGTGGGTCCGTGTGGAAGGATATTGAAGGTCAGCTATCTTTTCTAAAATATGCTGTAGCAGCACCGCCAGAAGTATTTACCTTTGCCCATTCAGTGAGGCAGCTG GCCTACGCGGAGGCAGTGCATGGACATAAGCTTCAGattggaaatggaaatcatgCCTGGTTGTGTCTGGACCTCTTAGATGTGCTGTGTCAACTAGCTGAAAGAGGTCACGCCAGTTTTGTTCGATCAATGCTCGATTATCCCTTAAAACACTGCCCTGAAATCCTGCTTATTGGGATGGCTCATGTTAAT ACGGCTTATAATCTCCTGCAGCATGATGTGACTTCTTCAGTTTTTCTAATGATAATTAAAAATGCTGTGGGTGCTGGTACAATACTTCAACTTTGGCATGTGAACCCAAAAGTTGTCTTACGTGGATTTGTAGAAGTACAGAATACTGAGCCTGACAGCATGATTAGAATTTTGGATATCTGTCAAGAATTAAAT ATTCTATCATCAGTGTTGGAGATGATGCCTTTTCCTTCTGCCATCAGATTAGCAGTCCTTGCTTCCAGGAATGAGGTTATAGATTTTGAGAAGTGGTTGAGTAGTAATCTGAATATGTATAAAGATGTTTTCTTTGAG GAGTGCCTAAAGTTCTTGAAGGAGATACAATTTGGTGGATCACAAGAGTTTTCTGCCAAACCCTTCCATCATACTACTGCTGTTTTAAATCTTTATTTGGAAGCTAGTACCACTTTTTTCAAG ATCCTTAAAGCTAATAGTGGCTCCATAACCTCTACTCAGCTTCTTGAGGAAATGGAAAGGTTGCATGCGACAATTATGGATTCTACTTCAAAGCTGCAAAATGGTGGGACAACAGTTTCTTCCCCCTCTGATGGATATGGAGATGAAATTGAGGCAGAAGCAAATTCTTACTTCCATCAAATGTTTTCTGGTCAGTTGACCATTGATGCAATGGTTCAAATGCTTGCACGGTTCAAGGAATCTTCTGTGAAAAG GGAGCAATCGATATTTGAGTGCATGATTGCGAATTTGTTTGAAGAATACCGATTTTTTCATAAGTATCCTGAAAGACAGCTCAAGATCGCCGCAGTTCTCTTTG GCTCTGTTATCAAGCAGCAACTTGTAACTCATCTCACCCTTGGAATTGCCTTGCGTGGTGTTCTAGATGCATTGCGTAAACCTGCAGATTCAAAA ATGTTTTTGTTTGGAACTAAAGCCTTGGAGCAGTTCGTGGATCGTCTGATTGAGTGGCCGCAGTATTGCAACCATATTTTACAGATTTCTCACCTGCGTGCCACTCACTCGGAGCTTGTTGCTTTTATTGAACGAGCTCTTGCAAGGATTTCATCAGGGCATTTGGAGTCAACTGGGAGCAACAACCCTTCTGTTCATCACCAAGTTTCCTCTCAGGTGTCCCCGGGAAACGGGGAG TTGAATAGCTCTAGCATCATTCAATCTGGGCCACAACTTTCATCTTCACTGCAGCTTCCAAGACATGATAGTTCTCTTGATGATCGTAACAAAGCCTCTGCTGCATCATCGAATGATGTGAAACCACTTCTACCTTCTGTAGGGCAGCCTTCAGTTGCTTCTCTAAGTGATGCTTCTAGCATTCAGAAA CCGCAAAATGCAGTAACTAGTGCATCTATGCTGTCTTCATCCCCCGGTTTTGTTCGTCCTTCTCGTGGAGTCACTTCTACTA GATTTGGCTCTGCTCTGAACATTGAAACGCTAGTTGCTGCTGCTGAGAGAAGAGAGACACCCATAGAG GCTCCGACATCTGAGATCCAGGACAAGATATCATTCATAATCAATAATATTTCAGTTGCAAATATTGAAGCCAAAGGGAAAGAGTTCACTGAAATATTGACGGAGCAGTATTATCCCTGGTTTGCCCAGTACATGGTTATGAAAAG AGCTAGCATTGAACCAAATTTTCATGATTTGTATTTGAAGTTCCTTGACAAAGTTAACTCAAAGGCTTTGAATAAGGAGATTATCCAAGCTACATATGAGAACTGCAAG GTCTTGTTGGGATCTGAGCTTATAAAGTCAAGCTCTGAAGAGCGGTCATTGCTAAAAAATTTGGGTAGTTGGCTTGGAAAGTTAACAATTGGCCGGAATCAAGTTTTGAGAGCTCGTGAAATAGATCCCAAATCTCTGATTATAGAG GCATATGAGAAGGGATTGATGATTGCAGTTATCCCATTTACTTCAAAG ATTCTTGAGCCATGCCAAAGCAGTCTGGCATATCAACCTCCTAATCCATGGACCATGGGCATTTTGGCATTACTAGCTGAGATTTATTCAATGCCAAACTTGAAAATGAATCTCAAGTTTGACATAGAG GTTCTATTCAAGAACCTTGGTGTGGATATGAAGGACATAACACCGACTTCTCTCCTCAAGGATCGTAAAAGAGAACTTGAAGGGAATCCTGATTTTTCTAATAAAGATTTTGGAGCATCTCAACCCCAGATGGTTCCCGAAGCTAAAACAGGAATAATTTCTCCACTTAATCATGTTGACATACCTCTCGAGGTTGCCAGTCCACCTAATCCTGGTGGCCACACACATTTGCTATCTCAG TATGCTGGTCCCTTGCGTCTTTCTTCTGGTGCGTTGGTGGAGGATGAAAAACTAGCAGCTTTAGGCTTGTCTGATCAGCTTCCTTCTGCACAAGGGCTATTTCAAGCCACTCCTTCACAATCGCCTTTTTCTGTTAGTCAG CTTTCGACGCCAATACCAAACATCGGAACTCATGTTATTATCAATCAGAAACTAAGTGCTCTAGGCTTGCACTTGCATTTTCAGAG GGTGGTTCCAATTGCAATGGACAGAGCTATTAAAGAGATTGTAGCTGGTATTGTTCAGCGCAGTGTTTCCATAGCAACTCAAACAACCAAGGAGCTTGTTTTAAAG GATTATGCTATGGAATCAGATGAGACACGGATTTATAATGCAGCACACCTGATGGTAGCAAGTTTGGCTGGAAGTCTGGCACATGTAACATGCAAG GAACCTCTACGTGGCTCTATATCAAGTCAGCTGAGAAGTTCACTTCAGGGGTTGAATGTTGGGAGTGATCTTCTTGAACAAGCTGTTCAGCTTGTGACAAATGATAACCTTGATCTTGGCTGTGCGGTCATCGAACAAGCTGCTACTGATAAG GCAATACAAACCATTGATGGAGAAATAGCTAATCAACTTGCTTTAAGAAGAAAGCATAGGGATCCTGCATTTTTTGATCCAAGCATGTATGGACAAGGTTCTATGGGTGTGGTGCCTGAGGCTCTTCGACCTAAACCAGGTCACTTGACTGTGTCTCAGCAGCGAGTTTATGAG GACTTTGTTCGGCTTCCTTGGCAAAATCAATCTGGCCAGACCACGCATACTATGTCTGCCGGTCCTTCAACTTCACCTGGTGATACTGATCTAACTGGCACATTTGGTTCTACATCTGGGCAAGTTACCCCTGGTTACACATCTGGCCCAGGAAACTTGGGACAAGTAGATATTGCTTCTGAGGCGGTTGAAACTACATCAGCATCCCTATTGAG TGTTCCCTCGATTCATATTGGCTCAGGAACTGGTCTTACACAGCAGACTACCGAAAATGATCCCCTGAATGCTTCATTCCCTTCAACAACTTCAGCTCCCGAGTTACTTTCAGTTGAAACAACTGATGCTGTAAAA GAATTTGGACCTACATCACAGTCGTTACCTTCACCTGCTGCTACTGAGCGTCTAGGAAGTAGCATCTCAGACACTTCATTGAGCACAAGGGATGCATTGGATAAATATCAGATTGTTGCTCAGAAG TTGGAAAATTTGGTGACAAGTGATGGTAGAGAAGTTGACATTCAG GGAGTGATCTCTGAGGTACCTGAAATCATACTCAGATGTGTTAGTCGGGACGAGGCTGCACTGGCTGTGGCTCAAAAG GTTTTCAAAGGCTTATATGAGAATGCATCAAACAGTCTTCATGTTAGTGCTCACCTTGCTATTCTAGCTGCTGTGCGAGATGTTTGCAAGCTCGCTGTTAAGGAGCTTACTAGTTGG GTGATATATTCAGAAGATGAGCGGAAGTTCAACAAAGATATCACTGTTGGCCTTATTCGAAGTGAATTGCTGAACCTTGCAGAGTACAATGTTCATATGGCAAAATATATTGATGGGGGAAGGAATA AAGCTGCAACGGAATTTGCGGTGTCCCTTCTTCAAACTTTGGTCTCTGATGAATCCAGAGTCATCTCAGAACTCCATAATCTTGTTGATGCTCTGGCAAAG GTTGCTTTAAAACCTGGAGCTCCTGAATCATTGCAACAGTTGATTGAGATGATCAGAAATCCATCTGCTAGTATGGCTGCATTATCCAGTGCCACTGTTGCAAAGGAGGATAAGGCCAAACAATCTAGAGACAAAAAG GGACCTAACCACGCACCAGCTAACAGGGAAGATAACAGTAGTATGGAGGCTCTAGAACCAGATCCTGCAGGCTTCAAGGAGCAG GTCTCCATGTTGTTTGCAGAATGGTATCAGATTTGTGAGCTTCCTGGTGCAAATGATGGACCTTGTAATCATTACATCCTACAATTGTATCAAAATGGACTGCTCAAAGGGGATGATATGACAGAACGCTTTTTCCGTATTATCACG GAACTATCTGTTGCACATTGCCTATCTTCTGAGGTAATGAGTTCTGGGGCATTGCAATCACCTCAACAGGCGCAGACTCTTTCTTTCCTTGCCATTGATATTTATGCAAAACTTGTGCTAGCAATCCTCAAG TATTGCCCAGTGGAACAGGGATCAAGTAAACTCTTTCTTATGTCCAAG ATTTTGACCGTGACTGTGAGGTTTATACAAAAAGATGCCGAGGATAAGAAAGCATCTTTTAATCCGAGACCATATTTCAGATTATTTATCAACTGGCTGTTAGATCTTAGTTCCTTGGACCCTGTCACTGATGGTGCAAATTTTCAG ATTTTGACGGCCTTCGCCAACACATTTCATGCTCTCCAGCCCCTTAAAGTTCCTTCCTTCTG CTTTGCATGGCTAGAGCTTGTCAGTCATAGGACTTTCATGCCGAAATTGCTCACTGGGAATTCTCAGAAGGGTTGGCCCTATGTCCAACGTTTGCTGGTGGACTTGCTTCAGTTCCTGGAGCCGTTTTTGAGGAATGCTGAGCTTGGAGTTCCG GTTCATTTTCTGTATAAAGGCACACTAAGGGTGCTGCTGGTTCTGCTTCATGACTTTCCGGAGTTCCTGTGTGATTATCATTTTACCTTCTGTGATGTGATTCCCCCGAGCTGCATACAAATGCGAAATATCATCCTTAGTGCTTTTCCACGCAACATGAGGCTACCAGATCCATCTACTCCCAACTTAAAG ATTGATTTGCTTCCAGAAATCAGAGAATCACCTCGCATCTTATCCGAGGTTGATGCTGCTCTTAAAGCAAAACAGATGAAGGCTGATGTAGATGAGTATCTCAAG ACAAGGCCACAAGGAGGATCTTCGTTTCTAACTGAATTGAAACAAAGACTGCTCCTTTCACCAAGTGAGGCAGCATCTGCTGGCACCCGTTATAATGTACTGTTAATCAACTCACTGGTGCTTTACGTTGGAATGCAG GCCATCCAACAACTGCAGTCAAGGGTACCTCATGCACAGGCAACAGCAAACACTGTTCCGATGTCTGTGTTCTTGGTTAGTGCTGCCTTGGATATCTTCCAGAGTCTAATAGGGGACCTTGATACGGAGGGGCGTTATCTTTTCCTTAATGCAATTGCTAACCAATTGCGATATCCAAACAGCCATACACATTACTTCTCCTTCATCTTGCTATACTCATTTGCTGAAGCAAATCAG GAAATTATCCAAGAGCAAATTACAAGAGTTCTGTTGGAACGGCTAATTGTTAATAAACCACATCCATGGGGTCTCCTCATTACCTTCATTGAGCTCATAAAG AATCCAAGATACAATTTTTGGAATCGTTCATTCATAAGGTGTGCACCTGAGATTGAGAAACTGTTTGAATCGGTTGCAAGATCATGTGGAGGTCTCAAACCTGTGGATGAGGGTATGGTTTCTGGTTGGGTATCTGAAACTGCACATTAA